The genomic segment GATAAGCATCAAAAATTGATTGCCAAGGTTTGTGGTTCATACGGATAATTGGTAATAATTAATTCGTTGATTTTTCCTCGTTTATCACCGTTACAGTTTACGGCTCTGCTTGCGGAAACCCTGAAAATATTATATCCTGAAAAGGCTTTTTCAAAAAAATCATCTTCGGGATTTTCATTTTTGGGGTCTGAATTGGAAAGCATCAATTTTGCGCCTTTTTCTCGGTCTAACTTTTGAAAAAATCGGGCTAATTGTAACTGTTCTTTATCGGTAAATTCCGTGCCTGTGTACGTTGTAAAACTTGCCGTTTGGCTAATAGGTCTGTACGGCGGGTCAAAGTAAACAAAAGTATTTTCATTTACTTTTTCAAAACAATCGGAATAATCTGCTTGTCTGATTTCAGCATTTTGCAATACTTTTGAAACCGCCAAAATATTCGGTTCATCAAAAATTGTTGCAGTTTTATATTTTCCGTAAGGCACATTAAATTCACCTTTTGAGTTCAGGCGAAAAAGTCCATTGAAACATGTTTTATTTAAAAAGATAAATTGGGCAGCTCGCGGAATCCAATTATCAGAAATTTTTTTATAGTTAATTTCAAATCGTTGTGAATTAAAATGTTTGCGTACCGCTAAAAATAAATCGTTTCGCTTTTCCAGTTCGGTTTGGTCATAATCTTTTTGGTATTGTTCCAAAAAATCAAGTAAATCATGCGGGCGCTGCTGAATGACTTGGTAAGTTAAAATTAAATCTTTGTTGAGGTCGGAAAGGTAAGCATTTTGAATTTTGTAGCGTTGTGCAATTAAAAAGAACACGGCGCCGCCACCCAGAAAAGGCTCAACATAATTTTTGATAATACCTTTTCTAAGTTCGTTAGGATAGTAATTTTCAAACTGTTCCAACAGTTGATTTTTACCGCCTACCCATTTAACGAACGGTCTTGCTTTTATCATTTGGAATGTTCAGATTTCGGCAATATTTTCTTTTATTACACTACTCAAACAACGGCTTTCTTTTTTGCATTTGTGCCGTCATAGCTTCCTGTAAATCAGCGGATAGCAGCATGGCGGCGTTCCATGTGGCGATGTAGTTCAGTGCGTCGGCGGTGCTGTGGTCGCGGGTGTAGCGCAGCATTTCCTTCGTGCCGCGAATGCTCAACGGCGACTTGGCGGCAATCTGTCGGGCAATTTCGCGCACGCCTGCCAGCATTTCCTCTTCCGAAGCAAAACAGCGGTTGGCAAAACCGTTGGCAGCTGCCTCTGCCCCCGACATGTTTCTGCCCATATAGGCAAGTTCGGCAACAATGCCCGGTGCAATCAGTTTGGGCATTCGTTGCAGTGTTCCCAAGTCTGCCACCATGCCCATGTCTATTTCGCGGATGCAAAACGCAGTTGATTCGGTGCAATAACGCATGTCGGCAGCGCAGGCAATATCCACACCGCCGCCGATGCAACCGCCGTGGATGGCAGCCAGCACGGGCTTTTCGCATTGCTCAACGGCATTTACACATGCCTGTAAATCAAGCACTAAGCGGCGCAACTGTTCGCGGCGGCGACCTTCGTCGGTGCTTACGCCCTGCATTTGTTGCTGAATGCCGCCCAGCAAACTAATGTCAATACCCGAACAAAAATGCTTACCTTCACCGCGCAGGATGACCGCACGCACATCGTTGCGCTGAGAAAGTTCGGTAAAAATGGTGCGCATTTCGTCCCAAGCTGTGCGGTCAAGTGCATTGGCTTTGTCGGGGCGGCTAATCACCACTTCGGCGATATAATCGGCAATATGTAAATGAAAACGTGTGTACATGGCAGTGAGAATTGGACTTCGGATTTGGGATTTTATGATTCCGAAATTTAAATTATTCAATATTTTTCAAGTCGGCGATGGTTTGCAGCGGGTCGGGTGAGCTGAATACGAAATTGCCTGCCACCAGCACATCCGCGCCTGCCGCCACCAACAACGGCGCGTTTTGGCTGTTTACGCCGCCATCTACTTCTATATGCAACTTAGGATTGAGCGCATCTGCCATTTGGCGCAGTTGCTGCACCTTGCGATAGCTGTTTTCAATGAATTTTTGCCCGCCAAAACCCGGGTTGACCGACATGAGGCAAACCAAATCAATATCCGGCAAAATGTCGCCCAACAAATGAACGGAAGTATGCGGATTGATGGCAACGCCAGCCTTGCAACCCAACTCTTTAATTTGCCCGATGGTGCGGTGCAAATGCGTACAGGCTTCGTAATGCACCGTCAGCACGGCAGCGCCTGCATCGCGGAAGGCTTCCAAGTAGCGTTCGGGTTGAACAATCATCAGGTGCACATCCATCGGCTTTTCCGCATGGCGTTTGATGGCATGGCAAACGGGCAGACCAAAAGACAAATTCGGCACAAAAACGCCGTCCATGATGTCTATATGCAACCAATCGGCGCGGCTACTGTTGAGCATTTCCACATCGCGTTGCAAGTTGGCAAAATCGGCAGAAAGTACTGAGGGGGCAATTAAAGGCATATGAGCGATATTTAGCGCAGCAAATATCGGATATTTTGCACCAATTCGGCTACCGAAGGCGCAAGCGCTCTGCCAATGTCGAGCATGTAATTGAACAGTCCGTTCAAATAAGGGTAGGTAACGGTGTTATTTATCAATTCGTTGCGGCTGGTAATACCCGCACTCACCACCAACTCCAAACCGATACTGAGACCGAGCGCGTATTTAATAACACCGAAAATCAGACCGACAAAACTGTCAAACCCTTCAAAAATTTCAAGGTCTAACTTGTTTTTGACTGTTTTGTCGAACCAACTGACCCCGAGTGCAATCAGCACATATAACAAGACAAAAGTAATAAATGCACCAGCCTTAGGCGGGGCAAATCCGATGCGGTCTGCACTGAGTTGAAAAGTTGCAGAAATACTCCAGAATACGAGAAACAGCAGCAGAATAAACGTAAACAACGACAGTAACTCCACAAAAAAACCTTTCTGAAAGCCCTTGTAGCCACCCCAGCCCACAATAAACAGCACGACAATATCGAGCACTGAAAATCGTTCGGCAAGCAGGCTGGCAAGTAAAAGCATGGCTTTCAGAGGTTTCCGATGAATTAACTGAGTAGTTCTTTCACTGTTGCGGCAATGTCTTTACCGTCTGCCTGTCCGCTCAACTCTTTGTTTGCCACACCCATCACTTTGCCCATATCTTTGGCAGAGGCAGCACCCACGCGCTGAATAATTTCCTGTAAACGGGCTTTCAATTCGTCGGGAGATAATTTTTTCGGCAAATATTCTTCAATAACGGCAAGCTCGCCCAATTCAACGGCTTGCAGGTCGGTTCTGCCTTGTTGCCCGTAGATTTCGGCGGAATCTTTGCGCTGCTTGGCGGCTTTTACCAACAGTTTCAGCTCCTCTTCGGGTGTAAGTTCGCCGCTTCGGCCTTCTGCGGTTTCTGCCAATAAAATTAACGACTTAATGGCACGCAGCGCGCGCAGTTTGTCTTTATCCTGCGCCTTCATGGCGTTTTTAATATCTTCTTCTATGCGTTTTTTCAGACTCATAATCAAAAAACTTGCTTAATCTGCGCAACAAAGTTAAACAGATGCATCAAAAGGGTGTAATCATCGCCTAAATTTGTGCTGCAAGGTAATATCTCAAAAAGACAACTTGCTTACGGTGCAAGTTCAAGTTTTAATTGAACCTTTGCATGGCAAATATAACAAAATCAATCAGAAAAGCAATGACACGACTGAGTGTAAATATCAATAAGGTAGCTACTTTGCGCAATGCGCGCGGCGGCAATAACCCCAATGTACTGCAAGTTGCTTTAGACTGCGAACGCTTTGGCGCTCAGGGCATTACAGTGCACCCGCGCCCCGATGAGCGACACATTCGCTATCAGGATGTGTTAGACCTGAAACCCGTGCTGACCACGGAATTTAACATAGAGGGCAACCCCAAAGACCGCTATATGGATTTGGTATTGCAGGTGAAGCCGCATCAGGCAACGCTTGTGCCCGATGCAGAAAATGTGCTTACTTCTAATGCAGGTTGGAATACGGTTGAATATCAGGCATATCTGACCGATATCATCAGCGAGCTGAAAAAGCACGGTATCCGTACCTCTATTTTTGTTGACCCTGTGGAAGCCATGATTGAGGGAGCAGCCAAAACCGGTACCGACCGCATCGAGCTTTACACGGAGCAATATGCAAAGCAGTTTCATGGCAACCCCGCAGAAGCAGTTGCGCCTTATGTTCGCTGTGCCAAACTTGCCAAAGAATTGGGCTTGGGAGTAAATGCCGGACACGACCTTGATTTGCACAACCTTCGCTATTTGCAGCAGCAGATTCCGTTCTTAGATGAAGTTTCCATCGGCCATGCGCTGATTTGCGATGCGATTTACTATGGTCTGGAAAATACAATACGCCTTTACAGAAGACAATTGGAAAACTAATTTAACATCATTGCTATGCTTATCCGCATTGTACGCATGACTTTTCAGCCTGATAAAACAACCGACTTTTTGGCAATTTTTGAAGCCTCTAAACATAAAATCCGTCACTTTGACGGTTGCCGCTATTTGGCGCTGCTGCAAGATGCACAAAACCCTGCGATTTACACCACTTACAGCCTCTGGGAAAGCCCCGACCATTTGGAAAAGTACCGACAGTCGGAATTATTCCAAAACACATGGGCGGCAACAAAAGCCTTATTTGCAGACAAACCGTTGGCATTCAGTCATTTTCAGGCTCAGGAAATAGCATAGAACAATATTTGCAACGGTTTTGAGCACAAAAAAATAGCCTGCGATTAATTACAGGCTATTTTTTTGTAAAAATTTTCACTATATTTTATCAGACTGTTGCGATTTTTTCAGATGTTTCGCGCTTGAAGTCTATAGCTACAAACCATGCCGTAACGGCCAGCGAAAGAACAAAATAAGCAATGATGAGGTATTTTCCGAGAGGAAATACATTGCTCATGTTGAACCAGTCCCCCGTAATAAGAATTACCCCCACGCCATAAGCAACTTTTATTGCCTCCCAAACAAGCGCATACGGATTTTTATCCATCAATTCCGTATAGGCATAAATGCTTAAAAACACAAAGCCGCCGTAATAGAAAAGCATCGGCATACCAATGGTTGCCAAATTGCCGAACATGTAAAACACCAAAGTAGTAACGACTGCAAATTGTACCCATGCCCACGCTTTTAATGCGGCCGAGCTTTCAGGTTCGTATTTTTCGTAGTGGTAGATGTCTTCTATTTTTCGCACCGGATATTTGGCCGCCACATCAGCCGGCCGCCATCCTGTTGGCATAAACCATATGCGCACTTTGTCCCACCAACTTTCGGCACGCCATGCATCCTTTGTCAGAAGCCACAAGTGCTGAAAGTTAATTTTAATCGGATTCCATGTAGCAGAAGGGCGCGTGATGCCATACACCGCGGGAACATTGGGGAGTTCTTCCTGAAATGTGCCGAATAATTTGTCCCAGATGATAAAAATCTGCGAGTGATTTTTGTCTAAATATTCGGGGTTGATGGCATGGTGTACGCGATGGTGCGAAGGGGTTACGATGATATGTTCCAGCCATCCCATTTTGCCGATATGCTGCGTATGATACCAAAACTGAGCAAACAAATGAATAGGTGCTACAATGGCAATTACATTGGCAGGAACTCCCACAATGGCTGCCGGCAATAAAAAGAATGTAAACAAATTGACAAATGAGGAAATGCTTTGGCGCAAAGCACAGGCAAGGTTGAAATCTTCGCTGCTGTGATGAATGGCGTGTTTGTTCCAAAAGAAATTGACCTGATGCGCAATGCGGTGCACCCAATAGCCGCTGAAATCAAGGGCTACAAATGCTACAATAACTGTTAATACGGTGGATTCAATTTTGAAAACGGCCAGATGTTCCACCATCCAACTATACGTGATGATAGAAACGCTTAGGCCGAGCACATCTTTTACTACGTTGGTGATACCCGAACTTAAACTGGAAATCATGTCCATGTTGCGATAGGTATCTTTGCCTTTGTACCATCCGTACCATTTTTCCAGCAGAACAGCCAGCAGGAAAATGGGCATTGCAATCAGTAGAATTTGACCGTACAGCTCCATGATGCGTAAGCAGGTGTTTTATGTGTTTTGTAATGTTCGTAATGATAACGCTAAAAATAGGGGAAATGCTTCATTACGCCAAATAATATTGCATCATAACCTGAACTGTGCCGAAACTTTTACGCCAAAACGTCTTGTGGCAGGGTCGTCTAAGTAAGTAAGGCGATGAATAAAATCTACCCTGATAAAGCGCAAAATATTTTCAATTCCGTAGCCTACTTCCACATAAGGCATCGCACCCATGCCGTTCACATTAGGCAAGGGCGTTCCGTTCAGTCGTTGCGGAGGCGTAAGGTGTCGGTTGGTTTCACTCAGGCTGCCGTATAGCACGTTAGCGGTTGCCAGCGTGCGCCATTTGAGGCGGCGCATCAGCGGAATGCGATTGAACATCAACCCCTCGAAGCGATGCGTAAAATTCAATGCGGCGTAACGGTCGCTGACAAATTCAAAAAAGCGCATCATATTAAATGCCTGTGCATTGTAAAAAATAGTTTCATTGCCCAAATGAACGGCCAGCAACGGATACGGCACGCGAGAGGAAATATAGCCCAGTGTGGCAGAATAGGTAGTGTTGCCCAATGCGCCCAGCGGAAAACTCTGTGTAACGTTTGCCTGAAATTTCTGATAGCCAAAGTCGCTGCCCATTACATTGTCTAAACCCAGTACATAGCGCAGGGTGATAATCGGTTTGGTTGTGAAATTGGCAATCAGTCGCTTATTCTCACTCTGTATATATTGCTCTCCAAATGCAATGCGCGATTCAAAAGCCAGTTCAGAGGTGATAAACTCCCGACGACGGATGGCATCGTTTTTTAGGTCAATAAATTCAAAATCGAACAGCGGGTCGGTAAATTGGCGATTGAATAGGATGCGTTGGGTAAATCCGCGGGCTATATCGGTTTGGAAATAGGCCTGATTGCTGATTTGAAAGAATGGTCGGCGATTGCTCAAACTGCCCCAACGGGTAAAAGCCATGAAAAGCGCATTGTTCTTGTCCAGAAAATTTTCGGAAACAAGAGCCAACTGGTTATAGTCTTCCGTATGCACAAAGCCAAACTGTGTCCATGGCTTGCGGCTGAGAATATAGTCGAACCCTGTACTGAACTTCCAACGTCGGTCAACAGTGCCGTAGGCCACTGCGCCATGCAAAATAATTTTCCGACTCAACAAATAATTGGTGTTCAATTGCAGCCTGATGCGGTGGCCTTCCAAATCGTTGAAGGCATAAGTGGCACTGTTAAGCCCCAAATCTATCTTACCCACACGGCGAAAGCCGTTGATGAGCAGGTCGGCAATTTCTACATAGCTTTTCACCGCCGGCAGATTTTTGATGGTATCAATCATCTGATAGGTTTGCTTCTCTACAATGCTGAGCGAATCGTGGCGGCGTTTGTCCCAATAGCGCGCATCAGGTTGCAGCGCATCTTCTGCCAACGTTACATTGTCTTCATAAAATTTCAGAGGATGCGGAAAATTGACTTTGAAGTTTTTATTGGAAGAATAGGACTTGGCCAACAGACCTGCCCAATCGTCTTTAATGTCTCCGATATCTACCAAAATTCTGTTCTTGGCAGGTAGCCATATGCCCGTGGCCGAGTCGGCAAGTGCCATTTCCTGCTGGATTTTGATTTTCTCGATAAAATTCAAATTGGCAGTTTTGTTAATGCTGACATCAATTTGCAACAGTGCATACGGCGAAACGGCATCTAAGGAGTCCGCTATCCACATTACCCCGCTGAAAGCCAAATCCTGCGGTCGTTTGGGCTGAAACTCTATTCGGAAACAACGCCTGCCATTAAGTTGGTCATCCGACTTTTTCAGTTCGTATTCGTAAAAACCCTTCCAACCGTCGGCTATGGGCGAAATAAAGTCTTTGCCCGCAATACGCAGCCAATTGCGATAAAAATTGTACTGCTGAAATGTGCTGCCAATCACTTGCGACACTACGCTGCCATCGGTAA from the Rhodoflexus caldus genome contains:
- a CDS encoding Dam family site-specific DNA-(adenine-N6)-methyltransferase, with the protein product MEQFENYYPNELRKGIIKNYVEPFLGGGAVFFLIAQRYKIQNAYLSDLNKDLILTYQVIQQRPHDLLDFLEQYQKDYDQTELEKRNDLFLAVRKHFNSQRFEINYKKISDNWIPRAAQFIFLNKTCFNGLFRLNSKGEFNVPYGKYKTATIFDEPNILAVSKVLQNAEIRQADYSDCFEKVNENTFVYFDPPYRPISQTASFTTYTGTEFTDKEQLQLARFFQKLDREKGAKLMLSNSDPKNENPEDDFFEKAFSGYNIFRVSASRAVNCNGDKRGKINELIITNYPYEPQTLAINF
- a CDS encoding crotonase/enoyl-CoA hydratase family protein, which gives rise to MYTRFHLHIADYIAEVVISRPDKANALDRTAWDEMRTIFTELSQRNDVRAVILRGEGKHFCSGIDISLLGGIQQQMQGVSTDEGRRREQLRRLVLDLQACVNAVEQCEKPVLAAIHGGCIGGGVDIACAADMRYCTESTAFCIREIDMGMVADLGTLQRMPKLIAPGIVAELAYMGRNMSGAEAAANGFANRCFASEEEMLAGVREIARQIAAKSPLSIRGTKEMLRYTRDHSTADALNYIATWNAAMLLSADLQEAMTAQMQKRKPLFE
- the rpe gene encoding ribulose-phosphate 3-epimerase, producing MPLIAPSVLSADFANLQRDVEMLNSSRADWLHIDIMDGVFVPNLSFGLPVCHAIKRHAEKPMDVHLMIVQPERYLEAFRDAGAAVLTVHYEACTHLHRTIGQIKELGCKAGVAINPHTSVHLLGDILPDIDLVCLMSVNPGFGGQKFIENSYRKVQQLRQMADALNPKLHIEVDGGVNSQNAPLLVAAGADVLVAGNFVFSSPDPLQTIADLKNIE
- a CDS encoding CvpA family protein, producing MLLLASLLAERFSVLDIVVLFIVGWGGYKGFQKGFFVELLSLFTFILLLFLVFWSISATFQLSADRIGFAPPKAGAFITFVLLYVLIALGVSWFDKTVKNKLDLEIFEGFDSFVGLIFGVIKYALGLSIGLELVVSAGITSRNELINNTVTYPYLNGLFNYMLDIGRALAPSVAELVQNIRYLLR
- a CDS encoding GatB/YqeY domain-containing protein, with the translated sequence MSLKKRIEEDIKNAMKAQDKDKLRALRAIKSLILLAETAEGRSGELTPEEELKLLVKAAKQRKDSAEIYGQQGRTDLQAVELGELAVIEEYLPKKLSPDELKARLQEIIQRVGAASAKDMGKVMGVANKELSGQADGKDIAATVKELLS
- a CDS encoding pyridoxine 5'-phosphate synthase is translated as MTRLSVNINKVATLRNARGGNNPNVLQVALDCERFGAQGITVHPRPDERHIRYQDVLDLKPVLTTEFNIEGNPKDRYMDLVLQVKPHQATLVPDAENVLTSNAGWNTVEYQAYLTDIISELKKHGIRTSIFVDPVEAMIEGAAKTGTDRIELYTEQYAKQFHGNPAEAVAPYVRCAKLAKELGLGVNAGHDLDLHNLRYLQQQIPFLDEVSIGHALICDAIYYGLENTIRLYRRQLEN
- a CDS encoding putative quinol monooxygenase: MLIRIVRMTFQPDKTTDFLAIFEASKHKIRHFDGCRYLALLQDAQNPAIYTTYSLWESPDHLEKYRQSELFQNTWAATKALFADKPLAFSHFQAQEIA
- a CDS encoding sterol desaturase family protein; amino-acid sequence: MELYGQILLIAMPIFLLAVLLEKWYGWYKGKDTYRNMDMISSLSSGITNVVKDVLGLSVSIITYSWMVEHLAVFKIESTVLTVIVAFVALDFSGYWVHRIAHQVNFFWNKHAIHHSSEDFNLACALRQSISSFVNLFTFFLLPAAIVGVPANVIAIVAPIHLFAQFWYHTQHIGKMGWLEHIIVTPSHHRVHHAINPEYLDKNHSQIFIIWDKLFGTFQEELPNVPAVYGITRPSATWNPIKINFQHLWLLTKDAWRAESWWDKVRIWFMPTGWRPADVAAKYPVRKIEDIYHYEKYEPESSAALKAWAWVQFAVVTTLVFYMFGNLATIGMPMLFYYGGFVFLSIYAYTELMDKNPYALVWEAIKVAYGVGVILITGDWFNMSNVFPLGKYLIIAYFVLSLAVTAWFVAIDFKRETSEKIATV
- a CDS encoding DUF5686 and carboxypeptidase-like regulatory domain-containing protein, with product MALKTFTAALLFLLVSGTHHLYGQALTRVSGKVTDAETGDAIPFVNILFKGTTIGTTTDFEGNFSLQTQAPVDSLVASYLGYQVLAKAVQQGKTQVINFQLRPVATVLQAVVVRPGDYENPAWEILRGVMAHKDRYNYDRLTAYQYESYTKLELALDNISDNFRQKKVIQQALRAIDSAKTAQGDDGKPILPVFFSETISDYFYRKSPERKREFIHKTQVSGIGVTDGSVVSQVIGSTFQQYNFYRNWLRIAGKDFISPIADGWKGFYEYELKKSDDQLNGRRCFRIEFQPKRPQDLAFSGVMWIADSLDAVSPYALLQIDVSINKTANLNFIEKIKIQQEMALADSATGIWLPAKNRILVDIGDIKDDWAGLLAKSYSSNKNFKVNFPHPLKFYEDNVTLAEDALQPDARYWDKRRHDSLSIVEKQTYQMIDTIKNLPAVKSYVEIADLLINGFRRVGKIDLGLNSATYAFNDLEGHRIRLQLNTNYLLSRKIILHGAVAYGTVDRRWKFSTGFDYILSRKPWTQFGFVHTEDYNQLALVSENFLDKNNALFMAFTRWGSLSNRRPFFQISNQAYFQTDIARGFTQRILFNRQFTDPLFDFEFIDLKNDAIRRREFITSELAFESRIAFGEQYIQSENKRLIANFTTKPIITLRYVLGLDNVMGSDFGYQKFQANVTQSFPLGALGNTTYSATLGYISSRVPYPLLAVHLGNETIFYNAQAFNMMRFFEFVSDRYAALNFTHRFEGLMFNRIPLMRRLKWRTLATANVLYGSLSETNRHLTPPQRLNGTPLPNVNGMGAMPYVEVGYGIENILRFIRVDFIHRLTYLDDPATRRFGVKVSAQFRL